A part of Candidatus Methylomirabilota bacterium genomic DNA contains:
- a CDS encoding ABC transporter ATP-binding protein, giving the protein MSASPLLQLRGLSTHYVSARGTRVVRAVDDVSLTLGAGETLGVVGESGSGKTTLALTILRLLPPAARIVAGQLLFEGEDLLAKSDAEMRRIRGKRIAMILQDPMASLNPLFTIGDQIAEPIRVHERTKRASAWDRARELLRAVKIPAAESRLRDYPHQLSGGMRQRIVGAIAISCGPRLLIADEPTTSLDVTIQAQYLKLLRELQRQHGLALIFITHNLGIVAKMCDQVAVMYAGRLIESGPVHQIFDAPAHPYTRALLESIPRMGDADRRLTAIDGQPPDLADPPGGCAFHPRCPKMVDRCRREEPPAFDIAADQVARCWLAAPAGR; this is encoded by the coding sequence GTGAGCGCTAGCCCGCTGCTCCAGCTCCGGGGGCTCAGCACGCATTACGTTTCGGCCCGGGGCACGCGCGTCGTCCGCGCGGTGGACGATGTGTCACTCACGCTGGGCGCCGGCGAGACGCTGGGCGTCGTGGGGGAGTCGGGCTCGGGCAAGACCACCCTGGCCCTGACGATCCTCAGGCTGCTGCCGCCGGCGGCCCGCATCGTGGCCGGCCAGCTGCTCTTCGAGGGCGAGGACCTCCTGGCCAAATCCGACGCCGAGATGCGCCGGATCCGGGGCAAGCGCATCGCCATGATCCTGCAGGACCCCATGGCGTCGCTGAACCCGCTCTTCACGATCGGCGACCAGATCGCCGAGCCCATCCGGGTCCACGAGCGCACCAAGCGGGCCAGCGCCTGGGACCGGGCCCGCGAGCTGCTGCGCGCCGTGAAGATCCCGGCCGCCGAGTCCCGGCTGCGCGACTATCCGCATCAGCTGTCCGGCGGCATGCGCCAGCGCATCGTCGGCGCCATCGCGATCTCGTGCGGGCCCCGCCTGCTCATCGCGGACGAGCCGACGACCAGCCTGGACGTCACGATCCAGGCGCAATACCTGAAGCTGCTGCGCGAGCTGCAGCGCCAGCACGGCCTGGCTCTGATCTTCATCACGCACAATCTGGGCATCGTGGCCAAGATGTGCGATCAGGTCGCCGTCATGTACGCGGGGCGGCTGATCGAGTCCGGCCCGGTGCACCAGATCTTCGATGCCCCGGCCCATCCGTACACGCGCGCGCTGCTCGAGTCGATTCCCCGGATGGGCGACGCCGATCGCCGCCTCACCGCCATCGACGGGCAACCACCGGATCTGGCCGACCCGCCCGGCGGCTGCGCCTTTCATCCGCGGTGCCCCAAGATGGTGGACCGCTGCCGCCGGGAAGAGCCTCCGGCCTTCGACATCGCCGCGGACCAGGTGGCCCGCTGCTGGCTGGCGGCACCGGCGGGACGCTGA
- the nbaC gene encoding 3-hydroxyanthranilate 3,4-dioxygenase, which yields MKPLIAFGLWPWVDQHRRAFEPPVGNKVIWEDSQFTAMIVRGPNARRDFHVDPSDEIFYMLKGDMDLEYIENGARRHQTIREGELFLVPALTPHSPHRPADTWGLVIEIKRRPDQIESLRWYCERCDGLLHEVTMHVADIERELKAAIEGFDASPELRTCRRCGHIQPEQLPGA from the coding sequence GTGAAGCCGCTGATCGCCTTCGGCCTCTGGCCGTGGGTGGATCAGCATCGCCGTGCCTTCGAGCCGCCGGTGGGCAACAAGGTCATCTGGGAAGACTCTCAGTTCACCGCCATGATCGTCCGCGGACCCAACGCCCGGCGGGATTTCCACGTGGATCCCTCGGACGAGATCTTCTACATGCTGAAGGGCGACATGGACCTGGAGTACATCGAGAACGGCGCGCGCCGCCACCAGACGATCCGTGAGGGCGAGCTGTTCTTGGTCCCCGCCCTGACGCCGCACTCGCCGCACCGGCCGGCCGACACCTGGGGCCTGGTGATCGAGATCAAGCGCCGACCGGACCAGATCGAATCGCTCCGCTGGTACTGCGAGCGCTGCGACGGGCTGCTCCACGAGGTCACCATGCACGTGGCCGATATCGAGCGCGAGCTCAAGGCCGCCATCGAAGGATTCGACGCCAGCCCGGAGCTCCGCACCTGCCGGCGGTGCGGCCACATCCAGCCCGAGCAGCTACCCGGAGCCTGA
- a CDS encoding dipeptide ABC transporter ATP-binding protein: MPLLEAIDLVKHFPVKRGVFAHQVGAVRAVDGIAFSIEPGRTLGLVGESGCGKSTTAKLVLKLEEPSGGSIIFQGRRLQQLDAAGLGEYRRSVQAVFQDPYASLNPRMRVGAIIAEPLVTNERVTRAEVNRRVARLLERVGLPERSRDLFPHEFSGGQRQRIAIARALALEPKLVVLDEPVSALDVSIRAQILNLLRDLQAQLGLAYLFIAHDLAAVAHMSHTVAVMYLGKFVEVGAARVIATRPKHPYTQALFAAALPAHPAEQREDIVLPGEVPSPLDPPAGCRFHPRCPQVMRHCADEEPKLQTVDGRQTACHLYSRTS, from the coding sequence ATGCCCCTGCTCGAGGCCATCGACCTGGTCAAGCACTTCCCCGTCAAGCGCGGCGTTTTCGCCCACCAGGTGGGCGCCGTCCGCGCGGTCGACGGCATCGCTTTCAGCATCGAGCCCGGCCGCACGCTGGGGCTCGTCGGAGAATCGGGGTGCGGCAAGTCCACCACGGCCAAGCTGGTGCTCAAGCTGGAGGAGCCGTCCGGTGGCAGCATCATCTTCCAGGGCCGGCGGCTCCAGCAGCTCGACGCTGCCGGCCTGGGGGAGTATCGGCGCTCGGTCCAGGCGGTATTCCAGGATCCCTACGCGTCCCTCAATCCCAGGATGCGGGTGGGCGCCATCATCGCCGAGCCGCTCGTGACCAACGAGCGGGTGACGAGAGCTGAGGTCAACCGCCGCGTGGCGCGTCTGCTGGAGCGGGTGGGGCTTCCCGAGCGCTCGCGCGACCTCTTTCCCCACGAGTTCTCGGGCGGGCAGCGCCAGCGCATCGCCATCGCCCGGGCCCTGGCCCTCGAGCCGAAGCTGGTCGTGCTCGACGAGCCCGTCTCGGCCCTGGACGTGTCGATCCGCGCTCAGATCCTCAACCTGCTGCGCGATCTCCAGGCCCAGCTGGGACTGGCCTATCTCTTCATCGCGCACGACCTGGCCGCAGTGGCCCACATGAGCCACACCGTGGCCGTGATGTATCTGGGGAAATTCGTCGAGGTGGGCGCGGCCCGGGTCATCGCCACCCGGCCCAAACATCCGTACACACAAGCGCTGTTCGCCGCGGCCCTGCCCGCGCATCCGGCCGAGCAGCGCGAGGACATCGTGCTTCCGGGCGAGGTGCCGAGCCCGCTCGATCCGCCGGCCGGCTGCCGCTTCCATCCGCGGTGTCCACAAGTCATGCGCCACTGCGCCGACGAGGAGCCCAAGCTGCAGACCGTCGACGGCCGCCAGACGGCCTGCCATCTGTACAGCAGGACCAGCTGA
- a CDS encoding MFS transporter codes for MTLPLADVRRARRVRWLVLAVPAAIYFVSYFHRVAPAVVAADLMQAFAVPAAALGTLAAIYPYVFVVMALVGGSLVDVFGARRTLALAGAAMGTGALVFGLAPVFGVAVVGRLAVGLGASVVLIAFLTLAADWFRPDEFATVSGLSQTIGNLGGLVAASPLALLVEAIGWRQSFVVIGGVTCLLGLVALFAVRDRPEALGLPPVAADGRRPHVPRVGEVVRGIPAVVRNARTWPPIVAAGGIYATLISFLGLWGVPYLIQVYDLSRVHAATLVSAIAVGVVAGAPLAGWISDRWLGARRLPFVVSATFYAACWLPLAVPAWRPPVELLAPFFFLMGLASCGLVLVWSCVREVNDPSRVGIVVGFCNMPIFLLIAVLQWLTGVILDAGWAGGMVDGMRLYPVPAWTAAFGVCLAIAVAAVAAAALITETRCRNVWAGARPAA; via the coding sequence ATGACTCTCCCGCTCGCGGATGTGCGACGTGCCCGGCGCGTGCGGTGGCTGGTCCTGGCCGTTCCCGCCGCCATCTATTTCGTGTCCTACTTCCACAGGGTGGCCCCCGCCGTCGTGGCCGCCGACCTGATGCAGGCCTTCGCGGTGCCCGCGGCCGCGCTGGGAACGCTGGCCGCCATCTATCCTTACGTCTTCGTGGTGATGGCGCTGGTCGGCGGCAGCCTGGTCGACGTCTTCGGTGCGCGGCGCACGCTGGCCCTCGCCGGCGCGGCGATGGGGACGGGCGCCCTGGTGTTCGGCCTGGCCCCGGTGTTCGGCGTGGCCGTCGTCGGCCGACTGGCCGTCGGGCTCGGCGCCTCGGTCGTGCTCATCGCGTTCCTGACGCTCGCCGCCGACTGGTTTCGTCCCGACGAGTTCGCCACCGTGTCGGGCTTGAGCCAGACCATAGGTAACCTCGGTGGGCTCGTCGCGGCCTCGCCACTGGCCCTGTTGGTCGAGGCCATCGGCTGGCGCCAGAGCTTCGTGGTCATCGGCGGCGTGACCTGTCTGCTGGGGCTCGTGGCGCTCTTCGCCGTGCGGGACCGGCCGGAGGCGCTCGGGCTGCCCCCGGTGGCGGCGGACGGCCGCCGCCCGCACGTTCCCCGGGTAGGTGAGGTGGTGCGCGGCATTCCGGCCGTCGTGCGCAACGCGCGCACGTGGCCTCCCATCGTGGCCGCGGGCGGTATCTACGCGACCCTCATCAGCTTCCTGGGGCTGTGGGGCGTGCCGTACCTGATCCAGGTTTACGATCTGTCGCGAGTCCACGCCGCCACCCTCGTGTCGGCCATCGCCGTGGGTGTGGTGGCCGGCGCGCCGCTGGCGGGGTGGATCTCAGACCGGTGGCTGGGCGCCCGCCGGCTGCCGTTCGTCGTCTCGGCCACGTTCTACGCCGCCTGCTGGCTGCCGCTGGCGGTCCCGGCCTGGCGGCCGCCTGTCGAGCTGCTGGCTCCGTTCTTCTTCCTGATGGGCCTGGCCTCCTGCGGGCTCGTCCTGGTCTGGTCGTGCGTGCGGGAAGTCAACGATCCCTCCCGCGTGGGCATCGTCGTGGGATTCTGCAACATGCCGATCTTCCTGCTCATCGCGGTGCTGCAGTGGCTCACCGGAGTGATCCTCGATGCGGGCTGGGCGGGCGGTATGGTCGACGGGATGCGACTCTATCCAGTCCCGGCGTGGACCGCCGCCTTCGGCGTCTGTCTGGCCATTGCCGTGGCCGCGGTCGCGGCCGCGGCGCTCATCACGGAGACGCGCTGCCGTAACGTGTGGGCGGGCGCCCGGCCCGCAGCGTAG
- a CDS encoding MBL fold metallo-hydrolase, translated as MRLVLALLLLVGVFIGGRANLSADTPRIGRPAHHAARGFQNLSPQYSYSMFGRAVSLVRRSFEPVPRLGPLLPVLPNDGEYLRHNGYEPTVTWVGHATLLVQLGSVNILTDPIWSERASPVRFAGPRRLVPPGIRFEDLPPIHAVIISHDHYDHLDEETVRRLAATHRPRFFVPLGLKTWLADLGVSDVIELDWWQTSRFRGLAFTSTPAQHSSGRGLHDQNLRLWSSWVITAGNRRFFFAGDTGYDPTMREIGTRLGPFHLAAIPIGGYSALGPHPNHVNPEEAVALLADVRGRLMVPMHWGTFDMNREPFREPPDRLLGEAERRGVEPMIRILSPGQTIPW; from the coding sequence GTGCGGCTGGTTCTGGCCCTTTTGCTGCTGGTCGGCGTGTTCATCGGTGGTCGGGCCAACCTGTCGGCGGATACGCCCCGCATTGGCCGCCCCGCCCACCACGCGGCCCGTGGCTTTCAAAACCTCAGTCCCCAGTACTCCTACTCGATGTTCGGCCGCGCGGTGAGCCTGGTCCGCCGGAGCTTCGAGCCGGTACCTCGGCTGGGTCCCCTGCTGCCCGTGCTGCCGAACGACGGGGAATACTTGCGGCACAATGGATACGAACCGACGGTGACGTGGGTCGGGCACGCCACGCTCCTGGTCCAGCTCGGCAGCGTCAACATCCTCACCGATCCCATCTGGAGCGAGCGAGCCAGCCCGGTGCGCTTCGCGGGACCCCGGCGGCTGGTGCCTCCGGGGATCCGCTTCGAGGACCTGCCGCCGATCCACGCCGTCATCATCTCGCACGACCACTACGACCATCTCGACGAGGAGACCGTCCGACGGCTGGCCGCCACGCACAGGCCGCGATTCTTCGTGCCCCTCGGCCTCAAGACCTGGCTGGCCGACCTGGGAGTCTCCGATGTGATCGAGCTCGACTGGTGGCAGACGAGCAGATTCCGCGGCCTGGCCTTCACCTCCACACCGGCCCAGCATTCGTCGGGGCGAGGCCTGCACGACCAGAATCTGCGGCTGTGGTCGTCCTGGGTCATCACCGCGGGCAACCGCCGGTTTTTCTTCGCGGGCGATACCGGCTACGACCCCACGATGCGGGAGATCGGCACCCGGCTCGGCCCCTTTCACCTGGCCGCCATCCCGATCGGCGGCTACTCGGCGCTCGGGCCGCACCCGAACCATGTGAATCCCGAGGAAGCCGTGGCGCTGCTGGCCGACGTGCGGGGACGGCTCATGGTGCCGATGCACTGGGGCACGTTCGACATGAACCGGGAGCCGTTCCGTGAGCCCCCGGACCGGCTCCTGGGCGAGGCGGAACGCCGAGGCGTCGAGCCGATGATCCGGATCCTCAGCCCCGGACAGACCATCCCCTGGTAG